TGCTGGAAGCCCGATTGGAGCGCTTGCACGCCCAGCGCGGAGGCGAGCGCGACAAGATTTTGGACTTGTCCCATGGTGGCCACCCCCGTGGCCCCCAACTTGTGGGCGATCCACCGGCCTGCCAAAAACAAGGCGGCCAGGCGCGCCATCGATCCGGCCATCTGCACCATCGCCGCCGAGCGAAAACGGAGCATGAATCAGGATTCGCTTGCGGGGAAAGGATCCACCGAAGGGTCGGATTCCCATTCGTCCAGCACCACGGGCCTGCCGCCAAAACCCTCTTTGAAAAACAGCAGCGGTTCGTTCAGGACCATGCCGCCCTCTTCGCAGGAGTGCCCGAAGTGCAGCCACCGAAAGCCCTTGGCGGCGTGGCGCAACATCCAGTCCACCAGCAGATCCGGGGCGCCCAGGTTCCGGCCTTCGTCGGAAGAATGGAGGTACTGGAGGTGGAACACGGGTTGTCCCAGATAGGCCAGGCACCCGGCCACGATCCGGTCCTCGCTGAAGACGCCGTAGAGACGGATATTGTCTGGCAACCGGTCGCGAAGGAGTCGGATCTCTTCCAGGGTGTGGACCGGCCGCAGGCCGTACTTGGACCCCAGGCGCCCTTCCACGAGGGGCCAGAAACCGTCCAAGTCGTCGGTTTGGCGGCAGACGAACCCGGCGGATTCGGCCGATGCCACCTTGCGACGGCGCAGACGCTGGTACTCGCGCGGCGCCTCCACCTCGATGACGGTAGACAAATTCCGACTTTTCAGGGTCGCGCCTTGGCGAAACAGCAGGTACGGGAGCTCTTCGGAGGGCTCGCGATGGTAGATCCACGGGATGGGGCGCCAGGTGGCGCTACGGATTCCCCGCTGGCACAACGCCTTGTTGAGCGAGCGGAAACTATCGATCACCTGCGGGGATTGCAGTTCCGCGGAAAGGATCAAACCTCCGTAGCTGAGACCCTTGTGGGAGGCCCAACCCTCTTCGCCCACCAGGTGCCCCGGGATGGCGGCCACCCAGCGGCCCTTGGCGCGCGCCATGTACGAGGCGTCGCGGAAGCGATCGGCGTGGTAGTCCATGTAGCCGCGCAGGAACTGGAAGTGTCCTAGCCGCGCGTCCCGCACCAATCGATCCCAAGCCTCGTTCAGGGAAGGTTCGTAGGGAACCAGCTCCATCACCGCTGGTTCCAGACGGTGCGTTCCTTGCGGAATTGGGAGATCTCGCGGATGTAGTCGGATTCGGCGAAATGGCGCGAGGCGAGCACCAGACAGACCGCGCCGCTGGAAAAGTTCTCCAGTTCGCGCCAGGTCATGGGGGGCACGTACAATCCGTGCCAGGACCGGTTGAGGAAAAACTTTGCGCGCGTGTCGCCGTCGTCCAGGATCACATCGAAGCTTCCGGAAAGCGCGATGATCAACTGGTGCAGTTCGCGATGGGCGTGGCCACCCCGCACGGCGCCGCCGGGCACGTCGTAGAGGTAGTAGACCCTTTCGATGGGAAAGGGGACGTGTTCGTTCGATTCCACGAAGGAAAGGTTTCCGCGCGGGTCGTGGACGATGGGAAGGTCGATCAGGCGCACCCTGGGATCCATGGAAGGGAAAGATGCTATCCAGAAGAGCCGGAAGGAATTCGGATTTTCGCGCTCGCGTCGATTCGCTGCGGGAATCCCGGTCAGATTCGCTTCCAGCGCCTCCAAAGGCCGCCAGGGATCAAAAGCTTGAGGATTCCCTTGCGCGCCTGGTCTTCCCGAGGCGAAACCGAAAGAAGCCGCCGAAGCGCCTCGCGCTTGTTGGTCGTGCTCCAGCTGGAGAACATCGCGGCTCTCCAGCGGCGCAGGGCACGTCGGTACAACGGGTGGTCGCTGTGCAGGTCCAGGATGCGGAAGGTCTCGCGCTCCATGAAATCCAGTCGCCCGTGCAGGTTGGAGCCGTGCTGGCGGTAGTAGGCGATTTCCTGGTCCAGGAAGGCGATCTTCCCACCTGCGCGGGTCAGGTGAAGCCACAGCCACAGGTCTTCGATCGGGAAGGCGGGGTCGAAAGGCCCCACTCTTTCCAACGCGGCGCGACGGATCAGCGACGACGCCCCCGGGACCGCGCTTTGTCCCAGAAAGAGGGCTTCGAATCCGTAACCG
This DNA window, taken from Fibrobacterota bacterium, encodes the following:
- a CDS encoding glycosyltransferase; this encodes MSQQPLVSLLLQSYNHKPFLDRSVGTALSQTWQEKEVWVVDDGSTDGSHEVLLEWSLRAGFRYDRQKNQGLIPTLNRMVAGSKGKYLALQATDDFWHPDKTRLQVEFLEAHPDVDVCIGSTVCVGADSQPLSGPSQQFLAPSPAGYGFEALFLGQSAVPGASSLIRRAALERVGPFDPAFPIEDLWLWLHLTRAGGKIAFLDQEIAYYRQHGSNLHGRLDFMERETFRILDLHSDHPLYRRALRRWRAAMFSSWSTTNKREALRRLLSVSPREDQARKGILKLLIPGGLWRRWKRI
- a CDS encoding WxcM-like domain-containing protein: MDPRVRLIDLPIVHDPRGNLSFVESNEHVPFPIERVYYLYDVPGGAVRGGHAHRELHQLIIALSGSFDVILDDGDTRAKFFLNRSWHGLYVPPMTWRELENFSSGAVCLVLASRHFAESDYIREISQFRKERTVWNQR
- a CDS encoding GNAT family N-acetyltransferase, producing MELVPYEPSLNEAWDRLVRDARLGHFQFLRGYMDYHADRFRDASYMARAKGRWVAAIPGHLVGEEGWASHKGLSYGGLILSAELQSPQVIDSFRSLNKALCQRGIRSATWRPIPWIYHREPSEELPYLLFRQGATLKSRNLSTVIEVEAPREYQRLRRRKVASAESAGFVCRQTDDLDGFWPLVEGRLGSKYGLRPVHTLEEIRLLRDRLPDNIRLYGVFSEDRIVAGCLAYLGQPVFHLQYLHSSDEGRNLGAPDLLVDWMLRHAAKGFRWLHFGHSCEEGGMVLNEPLLFFKEGFGGRPVVLDEWESDPSVDPFPASES